One genomic segment of Amycolatopsis sp. Hca4 includes these proteins:
- a CDS encoding helix-turn-helix domain-containing protein: MVKEPGKSTLADKIDRLFHVVRRPDREPYSNEEVAKACREATGESFSTTYLWQLRTGRRDNPTKRHLEALAQFFGVPPAYFFDDEQSRKIAEELALLGALRDAGVRDLALRAVTLSSDGLDTISDMIDAIARREAGRGTPKREG, encoded by the coding sequence GTGGTCAAGGAGCCCGGAAAGTCGACACTGGCCGACAAGATCGACCGGCTGTTCCACGTGGTCCGCAGGCCCGATCGGGAGCCGTACAGCAACGAAGAGGTGGCGAAGGCCTGCCGCGAAGCGACGGGCGAGAGTTTTTCGACGACGTACCTGTGGCAGCTGCGCACGGGCCGCCGCGACAACCCGACCAAGCGCCACCTCGAGGCACTGGCCCAGTTCTTCGGAGTCCCCCCGGCGTACTTCTTCGACGACGAGCAGAGCCGCAAGATCGCGGAGGAGCTGGCCCTGCTGGGCGCGTTGCGCGACGCGGGGGTGAGGGACCTGGCGCTGCGCGCGGTGACATTGTCGTCGGACGGCCTGGACACGATCAGCGACATGATCGACGCAATAGCCCGAAGGGAGGCCGGCCGCGGCACCCCGAAGAGGGAGGGCTGA
- a CDS encoding gamma-glutamyl-gamma-aminobutyrate hydrolase family protein yields MASNGSDDRPVIGLTSYLEPAKFLVWETEAALLHRVYVDCVVAAGGIPVLLPPVSDAYERLVSTVDGLVLTGGADVEPGRYGAEPHPATYVRPERDAFEFGLFEAARKAGKPVLGVCRGLQVMSVALGGTLTQHLPEARETTEHQPAPATFGRGTVTLAEGSRAAAILGPETKTLCYHHQAIDRLGAGLEPVGWAADGTIEAAELPGEFTLGVQWHPEQDSDDVRLFQALVEASKENR; encoded by the coding sequence GTGGCTTCGAACGGCTCTGACGACCGACCGGTCATCGGCCTCACCAGCTATCTGGAGCCGGCCAAGTTCCTGGTCTGGGAAACCGAAGCCGCGCTGCTGCACCGGGTCTACGTCGACTGCGTGGTCGCCGCGGGCGGCATCCCGGTGCTGCTGCCCCCGGTGTCCGACGCCTACGAGCGCCTGGTGTCCACTGTGGACGGGCTGGTGCTCACCGGCGGCGCCGACGTCGAGCCCGGGCGCTACGGCGCCGAGCCGCACCCGGCCACCTACGTCCGGCCGGAGCGGGACGCCTTCGAGTTCGGCCTGTTCGAAGCCGCGCGCAAAGCAGGCAAGCCGGTGCTCGGCGTGTGCCGCGGCCTGCAGGTGATGAGCGTCGCCCTGGGCGGCACCCTGACCCAGCACCTGCCGGAGGCCAGGGAAACGACCGAACACCAGCCCGCGCCGGCGACGTTCGGCCGCGGCACGGTCACCCTCGCCGAGGGCAGCCGGGCGGCGGCGATCCTCGGTCCCGAAACCAAGACGCTCTGCTACCACCACCAGGCGATCGACCGGCTCGGCGCCGGGCTGGAGCCGGTCGGGTGGGCCGCCGACGGCACGATCGAGGCCGCTGAACTCCCCGGTGAGTTCACCCTCGGCGTCCAGTGGCACCCCGAGCAGGACAGCGACGACGTCCGGCTGTTCCAGGCTCTCGTCGAAGCGAGCAAGGAGAACCGATGA
- a CDS encoding alpha/beta fold hydrolase, producing MLPEAFAPQTRVIHGYERAYRMAGRGPVLLFLHGIGDDSSTWLDLLESLAGDFTVIAPDLLGHGFSAKPRADYSVAAYACGMRDLLTTLDVDRVTVVGHSLGGGVAMQFAYQFPERCERLVLVGSGGVGAGVHPLLRLAAAPGAGLVLPLLGTPPAVAALRGFAGLLRVFEDTDLDYVLTRYARLLERDTRSAFLRTLRSVVDWRGQVVNMLDRCYLTEGIPTLLVWGTEDSVVPSGHALRAHRAMPGSRLVLFEGAGHFPHRSDPERFLEILREFLAETPPAQYDRARWGKLLRAGRPQQQRLDTAEIPDAPTVSSGT from the coding sequence GTGCTTCCGGAAGCCTTCGCCCCGCAGACCCGGGTGATCCACGGCTACGAGCGCGCCTACCGGATGGCCGGGCGCGGCCCCGTGCTGCTCTTCCTGCACGGCATCGGCGACGACTCGTCGACGTGGCTGGACCTGCTGGAGTCGCTGGCCGGCGACTTCACGGTCATCGCGCCCGACCTGCTCGGCCACGGCTTCTCGGCGAAACCGCGCGCGGACTACTCGGTGGCCGCCTACGCGTGCGGCATGCGAGACCTGCTGACCACCCTCGACGTCGACCGGGTGACGGTGGTCGGGCACTCCCTCGGCGGCGGGGTCGCGATGCAGTTCGCCTACCAGTTCCCGGAGCGCTGCGAACGGCTCGTGCTGGTGGGCTCGGGCGGGGTCGGTGCGGGCGTCCACCCGCTGCTGCGCCTGGCCGCGGCGCCGGGGGCGGGGCTGGTGCTGCCGCTGCTGGGGACGCCGCCCGCGGTCGCGGCGCTGCGCGGGTTCGCCGGCCTGCTGCGGGTTTTCGAGGACACGGACCTGGACTACGTGCTGACCCGGTACGCGCGGCTGCTCGAGCGGGACACGCGCTCGGCGTTCCTGCGGACGCTGCGCTCGGTCGTCGACTGGCGCGGGCAGGTGGTCAACATGCTGGACCGGTGCTACCTGACCGAGGGCATCCCGACGCTGCTGGTGTGGGGCACGGAGGACAGCGTGGTGCCGAGCGGCCACGCGCTGCGGGCGCACCGGGCGATGCCGGGCAGCAGGCTGGTCCTCTTCGAGGGCGCCGGCCACTTCCCCCACCGGTCGGACCCGGAGCGGTTCCTGGAGATCCTGCGCGAGTTCCTGGCGGAGACACCGCCGGCCCAGTACGACCGCGCGCGCTGGGGGAAGCTGCTCCGCGCGGGCCGCCCACAACAGCAGCGGCTGGACACGGCGGAGATCCCCGACGCGCCGACGGTGTCCTCGGGCACCTGA
- a CDS encoding PadR family transcriptional regulator, which yields MEISQLLKGVLDLAVLAVLREEDGYGYDVLRRLRAAGLDEVGDASVYGTLRRLYKAGLLTSYVVPSEEGPHRKYYSLNEPGRTRLAESGKTWQSFASTMNVLLGEAA from the coding sequence GTGGAGATCAGTCAGCTGCTCAAGGGTGTGCTCGACCTCGCCGTCCTCGCGGTCCTCCGCGAAGAAGACGGCTACGGGTACGACGTGCTGAGAAGACTCCGGGCCGCCGGCCTGGACGAGGTGGGGGACGCGTCGGTGTACGGGACGTTGCGGAGGCTCTACAAGGCCGGCCTGCTCACCTCGTACGTCGTGCCCAGCGAAGAGGGTCCCCACCGCAAGTACTACAGCCTGAACGAGCCGGGCCGGACGCGCCTGGCGGAGTCGGGCAAGACGTGGCAGAGCTTCGCATCGACGATGAACGTGCTTTTGGGAGAGGCAGCATGA
- a CDS encoding 3-oxoacyl-ACP reductase, with protein MVQRFEGRVAVITGGASGIGLASARRLASEGAKVVIADLSPAEGKAAADEIGGAFIQTDVTDAEQVENLFHSTVEQFGSVDVAFNNAGISPPEDDSILTTGIEAWDRVQRVNLTSVYHCCKAVLPHMQRQGKGSIINTASFVAVMGAATSQISYTASKGGVLAMSRELGVQFARENIRVNALCPGPVNTPLLKELFAKDPERAARRLVHVPVGRFAEPEEIAAAVAFLASDDASFITASQFLVDGGISGAYVTPI; from the coding sequence ATGGTCCAGCGTTTCGAAGGCCGCGTCGCGGTCATCACCGGCGGCGCCAGCGGCATCGGGCTCGCCTCGGCCCGGCGCCTGGCGAGCGAAGGCGCGAAGGTCGTCATCGCGGACCTCTCGCCGGCCGAGGGCAAGGCGGCCGCCGACGAGATCGGCGGCGCGTTCATCCAGACCGACGTCACCGACGCCGAGCAGGTCGAGAACCTGTTCCACAGCACGGTCGAGCAGTTCGGCTCGGTCGACGTCGCGTTCAACAACGCCGGCATCTCCCCGCCCGAGGACGACTCCATCCTGACCACCGGCATCGAGGCGTGGGACCGCGTGCAGCGGGTCAACCTGACCTCGGTGTACCACTGCTGCAAGGCCGTCCTGCCGCACATGCAGCGCCAGGGCAAGGGCTCGATCATCAACACGGCGTCGTTCGTGGCGGTGATGGGCGCGGCGACCTCGCAGATCTCCTACACCGCGTCCAAGGGCGGCGTGCTCGCGATGAGCCGCGAGCTGGGCGTCCAGTTCGCGCGGGAGAACATCCGCGTCAACGCGCTGTGCCCGGGACCGGTGAACACCCCGCTGCTCAAGGAGCTGTTCGCCAAGGACCCGGAACGCGCGGCGCGGCGGCTGGTGCACGTCCCGGTCGGCCGCTTCGCCGAGCCCGAGGAGATCGCGGCCGCGGTGGCGTTCCTGGCCAGCGACGACGCCAGCTTCATCACGGCCTCGCAGTTCCTGGTCGACGGCGGCATTTCGGGGGCGTACGTCACCCCGATCTGA
- a CDS encoding MAB_1171c family putative transporter produces the protein MIESLAYYLCLAGFAGFGYKLIEARRSQPARTMWFLAGFGICIAAGIVVLTPAMSALAGPGPVAEWVLSLAGDELKLGAIGFAVAFTQSVWRGEGARLAPHALFTGATMVLLAVCFALSEPRRIGDSTVFSDAGVPFALADKVVFLLYSLVSLGLLFAVFVRSAWHAEPGPLRAGLWLLVVGVGAATGWTFWDVDDVVQLAKTARIGAREDLPSSILAAVTVVFVAAGATLSAWSPAVTSVLGRFRAYRAYRRIEPLWTALRTAVPGIALDPGRKLAGGAEFALYRRVIEIRDGHLALRAHFDPDLPARAEAAARRARVREAEVAATVEAVTLAAAIEAGRAGRRFEREPDRSEQPEADADVAAEAAWLVQVSRAWRRRDAVVEKVEAATPG, from the coding sequence GTGATCGAAAGCCTCGCCTACTACCTCTGCCTCGCCGGCTTCGCCGGGTTCGGCTACAAGCTGATCGAGGCCCGCCGCAGCCAGCCGGCGCGCACCATGTGGTTCCTCGCCGGGTTCGGCATCTGCATCGCCGCCGGCATCGTCGTGCTGACGCCGGCGATGTCGGCCCTCGCCGGTCCGGGCCCGGTGGCCGAGTGGGTCCTGAGCCTGGCCGGCGACGAGCTGAAGCTGGGGGCGATCGGCTTCGCGGTGGCGTTCACCCAGTCGGTGTGGCGCGGCGAAGGCGCCCGGCTCGCCCCGCACGCGCTGTTCACCGGAGCGACGATGGTGCTCCTGGCGGTGTGCTTCGCGCTCTCGGAGCCGCGACGCATCGGTGACAGCACGGTCTTTTCGGACGCGGGCGTGCCGTTCGCCCTGGCCGACAAGGTGGTGTTCCTGCTCTACAGCCTGGTCAGCCTCGGCCTGCTGTTCGCGGTGTTCGTCCGCAGCGCGTGGCACGCGGAGCCGGGGCCGTTGCGCGCGGGGCTGTGGCTGCTGGTGGTCGGCGTGGGCGCGGCGACCGGGTGGACGTTCTGGGACGTCGACGACGTCGTCCAGCTGGCGAAGACGGCCCGGATCGGCGCCCGCGAGGACCTCCCGTCGTCGATCCTCGCCGCGGTGACGGTCGTGTTCGTGGCGGCGGGCGCGACGCTCAGCGCGTGGTCGCCGGCGGTGACATCGGTGCTCGGCCGCTTCCGCGCGTACCGGGCGTACCGCCGCATCGAGCCACTGTGGACGGCGCTGCGCACGGCGGTCCCGGGCATCGCGCTGGACCCGGGCCGCAAGCTGGCGGGGGGAGCGGAGTTCGCGCTGTACCGCAGGGTGATCGAGATCCGCGACGGCCACCTGGCCCTCCGAGCCCACTTCGACCCGGACCTCCCGGCCCGGGCGGAGGCGGCGGCCCGCCGGGCGAGAGTCCGCGAGGCCGAGGTGGCGGCAACGGTGGAAGCAGTGACCCTGGCCGCGGCGATCGAGGCGGGCCGGGCGGGCCGCCGCTTCGAACGCGAGCCGGACCGCAGCGAGCAACCGGAGGCCGACGCGGACGTGGCCGCCGAGGCGGCCTGGCTGGTCCAGGTGAGCCGAGCTTGGCGCCGCCGCGACGCGGTGGTGGAGAAGGTGGAAGCGGCCACGCCCGGCTAG
- a CDS encoding general stress protein, whose product MTTAFTQQTTIGQQQARPQLPTLPTGWPIGSYESYEQAQRAVDHLAGADFPVTDVTIVGVEPMLVERVAGKMSWGRVLSSAATSGALFGLFLGLMLSLLNPGAGLVPIVIGLVAGLGFNLLFGALGYAVSRNKRGFISQSQLVARRYDVLSQPRNAEKGRALLADLAARSAFGH is encoded by the coding sequence ATGACCACAGCATTCACGCAGCAGACCACGATCGGACAGCAGCAGGCCCGGCCCCAGCTGCCGACCCTGCCCACCGGCTGGCCGATCGGTTCGTACGAGTCCTACGAGCAGGCACAGCGGGCGGTCGACCACCTCGCGGGCGCGGACTTCCCCGTCACCGACGTCACGATCGTGGGCGTGGAACCGATGCTCGTCGAGCGGGTCGCGGGCAAGATGTCCTGGGGCCGCGTCCTGAGCAGCGCGGCGACCTCCGGTGCGCTGTTCGGCCTGTTCCTCGGCTTGATGCTCAGCCTGCTGAACCCCGGCGCCGGCCTGGTCCCGATCGTGATCGGCCTCGTCGCCGGTCTCGGGTTCAACCTGCTGTTCGGTGCGCTGGGCTACGCGGTGAGCCGGAACAAGCGCGGGTTCATCTCGCAGAGCCAGCTGGTGGCCCGGCGGTACGACGTGCTGTCCCAGCCGCGTAACGCGGAGAAGGGGCGCGCGTTGCTGGCCGACCTTGCGGCGCGGAGCGCGTTCGGCCACTGA
- a CDS encoding helix-turn-helix transcriptional regulator: MTHWRADEWADAVRAGIRSRGLSLDEAARRIGVPTSTLRSWIEHRHAPKVTVFDHWAQLAEVTGLGEAELLRVAGVLPDSLASPVHVAQAAKALREGIDRAGQFLRQATALVYSSPGTQVANAIAASPIDWEMRIRSATRGDEVRITYHHYVGIVPPRDLPHDDAEVRRIIEHDVLGELWRPLGLYWRVAEVHDWHEPPRLVIQVPEQEATRPPVPSPVVAAPPVVVLSPIWGYGELLASLVADGLGFGNVDFRYSGLPDAMADRVRLTARELAGPAPRLVHSVPPIMLLHGLAVPDLTGRLPIVVRYGPRMRARAARIYREPLLEAGFADPEEGAKAIEDALSVPPGCAYFEVTLADEDVFDGDRPSLDRLNDAVAWHAEQVVEQVLLGAGLPPVPLGGPLKRLVLPSGRVRRPPVLAGRVVRRGADRARLED, encoded by the coding sequence GTGACGCACTGGCGCGCCGACGAGTGGGCGGATGCGGTCCGGGCCGGCATCCGCTCGCGGGGCCTCTCCCTGGACGAGGCCGCCCGGCGCATCGGCGTTCCGACGTCGACCCTGCGGAGCTGGATCGAGCACCGGCACGCGCCGAAGGTGACGGTGTTCGACCACTGGGCCCAGCTCGCCGAGGTCACCGGGCTGGGGGAGGCCGAGCTGCTGCGCGTCGCCGGGGTCCTGCCCGACAGCCTCGCGAGCCCGGTGCACGTGGCCCAGGCGGCGAAGGCGCTGCGGGAAGGCATCGACCGGGCCGGGCAGTTCCTCCGGCAGGCCACCGCGCTCGTCTACTCCTCGCCCGGCACGCAGGTGGCCAACGCGATCGCCGCGTCGCCGATCGACTGGGAGATGCGGATCCGCTCGGCCACCCGCGGCGACGAGGTCCGCATCACCTACCACCACTACGTCGGGATCGTGCCGCCGCGGGACCTGCCGCACGACGACGCCGAGGTGCGCCGGATCATCGAGCACGACGTCCTCGGCGAGCTGTGGCGGCCGCTCGGGCTCTACTGGCGGGTCGCCGAGGTGCACGACTGGCACGAGCCGCCCCGGCTGGTCATCCAGGTGCCCGAGCAGGAGGCGACGCGGCCGCCCGTGCCGTCGCCGGTCGTCGCCGCGCCGCCGGTCGTCGTGCTGTCGCCGATCTGGGGCTACGGCGAGCTGCTGGCCTCGCTGGTCGCCGACGGGCTCGGGTTCGGCAACGTCGACTTCCGCTACTCCGGCCTCCCCGACGCGATGGCCGACCGGGTCCGCCTCACCGCGCGTGAGCTGGCCGGACCCGCGCCGCGGCTGGTGCACTCGGTGCCGCCGATCATGCTGCTGCACGGCCTCGCCGTGCCGGACCTGACCGGCCGCCTGCCGATCGTGGTCCGCTACGGCCCCCGCATGCGCGCCCGCGCGGCGCGCATCTACCGCGAGCCGCTCCTGGAGGCCGGGTTCGCCGACCCCGAAGAGGGCGCGAAAGCGATCGAAGACGCCCTCTCGGTCCCGCCGGGCTGCGCGTACTTCGAGGTGACGCTGGCGGACGAGGACGTCTTCGACGGCGACCGCCCCTCGCTCGACCGGCTCAACGACGCGGTGGCCTGGCACGCCGAGCAGGTCGTCGAACAGGTCCTGCTGGGCGCGGGCCTGCCGCCGGTGCCGCTCGGCGGCCCGTTGAAACGCCTGGTCCTGCCGTCCGGCCGGGTGCGCCGCCCGCCCGTGCTGGCCGGCCGGGTGGTCCGCCGGGGCGCGGATCGAGCCCGGCTCGAAGACTGA
- a CDS encoding aldehyde dehydrogenase, with the protein MTTFDVLNPATEEVVRSVPLTSAEETDAAIARAHAAFPGWRDVTPGDRARLLRRFADAVEADIENLARLEVENSGHTIGNARWEAGNVRDVLNYYSAAPERLIGKQIPVPGGINVTFQEPLGVVGVIVPWNFPMPIAGWGFAPALAAGNTVVLKPAELTPLTAIRLAELAREAGIPEDVFQVLPGKGSVVGQRFVDHPGVRKVVFTGSTEVGKQIMAGCAAQVKRVTLELGGKNANIVFADSDLEKAAATAPYGVFDNAGQDCCARSLILVQASAYDRFMELLEPAVHGVVVGDPGDEKTEMGPLISAAHRAKVASYVPEDAPVAFRGTAPDGRGFWFPPTVLTPPDLRHPAAAEEVFGPVVAVVPFAEEADAIRMANATEYGLSGSIWTRDAGRAFRVARGVESGNLSVNSHSSVRYWTPFGGFKQSGLGRELGPDAAAAFTETKNVFLSTEE; encoded by the coding sequence ATGACCACCTTTGACGTCCTCAACCCGGCCACCGAGGAGGTGGTGCGGAGCGTCCCCCTCACCAGCGCGGAGGAGACCGACGCGGCGATCGCCCGCGCCCACGCGGCCTTCCCGGGCTGGCGCGACGTCACCCCCGGCGACCGGGCCCGGCTGCTGCGCCGGTTCGCCGACGCCGTCGAGGCCGACATCGAAAACCTCGCCCGCCTGGAGGTCGAGAACTCCGGGCACACCATCGGCAACGCCCGCTGGGAAGCAGGCAACGTCCGCGACGTCCTCAACTACTACTCCGCCGCCCCGGAACGCCTGATCGGCAAGCAGATCCCGGTGCCGGGCGGCATCAACGTCACCTTCCAGGAGCCCCTGGGCGTGGTCGGCGTGATCGTCCCGTGGAACTTCCCGATGCCGATCGCCGGCTGGGGGTTCGCGCCCGCGCTCGCCGCCGGGAACACCGTCGTCCTCAAGCCCGCCGAGCTGACGCCGCTGACCGCCATCCGGCTGGCCGAGCTGGCGCGGGAGGCGGGCATCCCCGAGGACGTCTTCCAGGTGCTGCCCGGCAAGGGGTCCGTGGTGGGGCAGCGGTTCGTGGACCACCCGGGCGTGCGCAAGGTCGTCTTCACCGGCTCGACCGAGGTCGGCAAGCAGATCATGGCCGGCTGCGCGGCGCAGGTGAAGCGCGTGACGCTGGAGCTGGGCGGCAAGAACGCGAACATCGTCTTCGCCGACTCCGACCTGGAGAAAGCCGCCGCGACCGCGCCCTACGGCGTCTTCGACAACGCCGGCCAGGACTGCTGCGCCCGCTCGCTCATCCTGGTGCAGGCGAGCGCGTACGACCGCTTCATGGAACTCCTGGAGCCCGCGGTGCACGGCGTCGTCGTCGGCGACCCCGGCGACGAGAAGACCGAGATGGGCCCGCTGATCTCGGCCGCGCACCGGGCGAAGGTCGCCTCCTACGTCCCGGAAGACGCGCCCGTCGCGTTCCGCGGCACCGCCCCCGATGGCCGCGGCTTCTGGTTCCCGCCGACCGTCCTGACCCCGCCCGACCTGCGGCACCCGGCCGCGGCGGAGGAGGTCTTCGGCCCGGTCGTCGCCGTCGTGCCGTTCGCGGAGGAGGCCGACGCGATCCGGATGGCCAACGCGACCGAGTACGGCCTGTCGGGGTCGATCTGGACCCGCGACGCCGGTCGCGCGTTCCGAGTTGCGCGCGGCGTCGAATCCGGCAACCTCTCGGTGAACTCGCACTCGTCGGTGCGCTACTGGACGCCGTTCGGCGGCTTCAAGCAGTCCGGTCTCGGCCGCGAGCTCGGCCCGGACGCCGCCGCGGCGTTCACCGAAACCAAGAACGTCTTTCTGAGCACGGAGGAGTAA
- a CDS encoding SMP-30/gluconolactonase/LRE family protein, with protein sequence MDLVKTDFQLLDERFRPINGDEWMQRLHTGCRWTEGPAYFPAGRYLVFSDIPNDRTLRWDETTGHVGVFRQPSGYANGHTVDRRGRLISCEQGPRRVTRTEHDGSVTVLASEYRGKRLNSPNDVVEHSDGSIWFTDPSYGIDSDYEGYKAESEIGACHVYRAAPDGSVEIVADDFSRPNGLAFSADESRLYIADTRQDPSHIRVFEVGPDGKLTGGEVFATSDSGGFDGVRVDSEGQVWAAAHDGLHCFATDGTRIGKLRIPEVCSNFTFGGARGNELFITASSSVYTLRVTVSGARYPR encoded by the coding sequence ATGGACCTGGTCAAAACGGATTTCCAGCTGCTGGACGAGCGGTTCCGGCCGATCAACGGTGACGAGTGGATGCAGCGCCTGCACACCGGCTGCCGGTGGACCGAGGGCCCGGCGTACTTCCCGGCGGGCCGGTACCTGGTGTTCAGCGACATCCCGAACGACCGCACGCTGCGCTGGGACGAGACGACGGGTCACGTGGGGGTCTTCCGTCAGCCGTCCGGGTACGCGAACGGTCACACGGTGGACCGCCGTGGCCGGCTGATCAGCTGCGAGCAGGGTCCCCGCCGGGTGACGCGCACCGAACACGACGGCTCGGTCACGGTGCTGGCGTCGGAGTACCGCGGGAAGCGGCTGAACAGCCCGAACGACGTGGTCGAGCACTCGGACGGGTCAATCTGGTTCACCGACCCGAGTTACGGCATCGACAGCGATTACGAGGGGTACAAGGCGGAGAGCGAGATCGGCGCGTGCCACGTGTACCGGGCGGCGCCGGACGGCTCGGTGGAGATCGTCGCGGACGACTTCAGCAGGCCCAACGGCTTGGCGTTCTCGGCCGACGAGTCGCGGTTGTACATCGCGGACACGCGCCAGGACCCGAGCCACATCAGGGTGTTCGAGGTCGGCCCGGACGGGAAGCTGACGGGCGGCGAGGTCTTCGCCACGAGCGACAGCGGCGGCTTCGACGGGGTAAGGGTGGACAGCGAGGGCCAGGTCTGGGCGGCGGCGCACGACGGGCTGCACTGCTTCGCGACGGACGGCACGCGGATCGGGAAGCTGCGGATCCCGGAGGTGTGCTCGAACTTCACGTTCGGCGGCGCGAGGGGGAACGAGCTGTTCATCACGGCTTCGAGCTCGGTGTACACGCTGCGGGTGACGGTGAGCGGGGCCCGGTATCCGCGGTGA
- a CDS encoding cyclase family protein: protein MTAERLVPTQDDVLGYFDALSNWGRWGEDDELGTLNHITDAVRLASARAVRHGRSVSCAWEVAVPEEMERSTTTCPCFAEMPGAENMPLPGFRNDRHWGYSNERLGILFHGNTVTHVDSPCHIFWDGKMYNGRSHALVGAETGAAWGAVTAAADGIVTRGVLLDIAKVRGVPSLEPGDGVFPGDLEEAERRQGVRVRSGDAVLLRTGYGRVRHEAGASGGVTQAGWHASCLPWLHERGVALIGADTPTDVQPSGYDDLAMPVHTVGLVAMGLWLLDNCDLEACAATAAELGQWDFQLAVAPVRFAGTSGSPVNPIATF from the coding sequence ATGACGGCAGAGCGGTTGGTGCCCACCCAGGACGACGTGCTCGGGTACTTCGACGCGCTGTCGAACTGGGGGCGGTGGGGCGAAGACGACGAGCTCGGCACGCTGAACCACATCACCGACGCCGTCCGGCTGGCGTCGGCGCGGGCCGTGCGCCACGGCCGGAGCGTGTCGTGCGCGTGGGAGGTGGCCGTGCCCGAAGAGATGGAGCGGTCGACGACGACGTGCCCGTGCTTCGCCGAGATGCCGGGTGCGGAGAACATGCCGTTGCCCGGGTTCCGCAACGACCGGCACTGGGGCTACTCGAACGAGCGCCTCGGCATCCTGTTCCACGGCAACACGGTCACCCACGTCGACTCGCCGTGCCACATCTTCTGGGACGGCAAGATGTACAACGGGCGGTCGCACGCGCTGGTCGGCGCCGAGACGGGAGCGGCGTGGGGAGCCGTCACGGCGGCGGCGGACGGAATCGTCACGCGCGGGGTCCTGCTGGACATCGCGAAGGTCCGCGGTGTGCCTTCGCTGGAACCGGGTGATGGGGTGTTCCCCGGCGACCTCGAGGAGGCCGAGCGCCGCCAGGGTGTCCGGGTGCGCTCCGGCGACGCGGTCCTCCTGCGGACCGGCTACGGCCGCGTCCGGCACGAGGCCGGGGCGTCCGGCGGCGTCACGCAGGCCGGCTGGCACGCGTCCTGCCTGCCGTGGCTGCACGAACGGGGAGTGGCGCTGATCGGTGCCGACACGCCCACCGACGTCCAGCCGTCGGGGTACGACGACCTGGCGATGCCGGTGCACACCGTGGGCCTCGTCGCGATGGGCCTCTGGCTGCTCGACAACTGCGACCTCGAGGCGTGCGCGGCGACGGCCGCCGAACTCGGCCAGTGGGACTTCCAGCTCGCTGTCGCGCCGGTCCGCTTCGCCGGCACGTCCGGCAGCCCGGTCAACCCGATCGCCACGTTCTAG
- a CDS encoding DUF1700 domain-containing protein, whose translation MSDKPTAVRVYLARVRTALADLPASEIEEILEDVRPHLAELEAELGEGARVEALIERLGSPESYAAELRASGGYPAPAEGATQVLATPAPGLAKPRIALWGLVFSALGLALLAFGATITVNPDVFAGLLLFAPVFVVSLVLLLRGGVEPVLALPEVGWLRTTMAKGREQEDAGRFLRYAGSLKPAWWVLCAIALICFGLVFMLRHRDAVLLLPFLILAAVAALWAGPRVRADRRLLWVAVPISAFVIGGALGGFGAALDLFARGKSYSGPSTYYPSADNYGNDQLTYGGRDVDNVYAFDADGKPLTEVYLYDEEGRPLTLTRYACERSTGGKQKIGEDNRFPRPKIEQGVTDDQGSYNGYNGYRGACRELAGVPFSAAIPKVTVPPATPTPTR comes from the coding sequence ATGAGCGACAAGCCGACCGCCGTGCGGGTGTATCTGGCGCGGGTCCGGACCGCGCTCGCCGACCTGCCCGCGAGCGAGATCGAAGAGATCCTCGAGGACGTCCGCCCGCACCTGGCGGAACTGGAGGCCGAGCTGGGGGAGGGCGCCCGCGTCGAGGCGCTCATCGAACGGCTCGGGTCTCCGGAGAGCTACGCCGCCGAGCTGCGCGCGTCCGGTGGGTACCCGGCGCCGGCGGAAGGCGCGACGCAGGTGCTCGCGACGCCCGCGCCCGGCCTGGCGAAGCCGCGGATCGCGTTGTGGGGCCTGGTGTTCTCCGCGCTGGGGCTCGCGCTGCTCGCGTTCGGCGCCACCATCACCGTCAACCCGGACGTCTTCGCCGGCTTGCTGCTGTTCGCGCCGGTGTTCGTCGTCAGCCTGGTGCTGCTGCTGCGCGGCGGGGTCGAGCCGGTGCTGGCGCTGCCCGAAGTCGGCTGGCTGCGCACCACCATGGCCAAGGGGCGCGAGCAGGAGGACGCCGGCAGGTTCCTGCGCTACGCCGGTTCGCTCAAGCCGGCCTGGTGGGTGCTGTGCGCCATCGCGCTGATCTGCTTCGGGCTGGTGTTCATGCTGCGGCACCGGGATGCGGTGCTGCTGCTGCCGTTCCTGATCCTCGCGGCGGTCGCGGCCCTGTGGGCGGGCCCGAGGGTCCGCGCGGACCGGCGGCTGCTGTGGGTGGCCGTGCCGATCTCGGCGTTCGTCATCGGCGGCGCGCTGGGCGGCTTCGGCGCCGCCCTCGACCTCTTCGCCCGCGGGAAGTCCTACTCGGGCCCGTCGACGTACTACCCGTCGGCCGACAACTACGGCAACGACCAGCTGACCTACGGCGGCCGTGACGTCGACAACGTCTACGCCTTCGACGCCGACGGCAAACCGCTGACCGAGGTCTACCTCTACGACGAAGAGGGCAGGCCGCTCACGCTGACCCGCTACGCCTGCGAGCGCTCGACCGGCGGGAAGCAGAAGATCGGCGAGGACAACCGGTTCCCCCGGCCGAAGATCGAGCAGGGCGTCACCGACGACCAGGGCAGCTACAACGGGTACAACGGCTACCGCGGTGCCTGCCGCGAGCTGGCGGGCGTGCCGTTCAGCGCGGCGATCCCGAAGGTGACGGTGCCGCCCGCGACACCGACACCGACGAGGTAG